In Carassius auratus strain Wakin chromosome 37, ASM336829v1, whole genome shotgun sequence, the DNA window TATCAACTGTCAGGACCGTTGAGGTCCCTCAAAAGCCAAAAACGTCAGGACGATATCGCATACTATTCATATCGATataacatatttcattttatatttgttaatattatattgtaatacatGATGAATACATTATTGATTTGATTAAATCTTCAGCAATCACGCGAGTAATTTTACGGCAGTGTTACGTCAGCGGCGTCGTTTCACTTTACGGTAAGGCGGCATGTGGAGGTCAGATGCGCAATCGCTCGGTCAGAGACTGAAAACTGTCTAATTATCAAACATCAACAGTTGACAACTCAGCGCAGTGACATCTGTGTAGGATTGTCAACAGACAGTATACAGCACAACACTGTCGATAAAGCAGATCGTTTGGGGTCGTTAACGTCCATCATTTTGACGCGGGTCTGAAAAGAAGAAGTCTGTCAATCAAGACGGTTTTGTGTATTATCTCTGAAGACATGGATACTAACACACCAGCATCAGGAGGATTTAAAGGGGGACTCGGGAGCCTTTTTGGTGGAGGAACTCCTGAGTATTCAAATACTGATCTGGCAGGAGTCCCGTGTAAGTGCTACAGTCAACAGTGTGAGGCTAATGTTAACTCTGATTCAAACTATGGTCAGGTTAGTTACTTTGAGTGTCTATTAATTTTTGATAATGTGTAATGACAAGTTATCTCTCATTTCCAGTGACTGGTATGAGTCCTCTCTCACCCTACCTCAATGTTGACCCTCGTTACCTTGTGCAGGTGAGTTTCTGTAAGTCAGTAGTTACATTTCAGACCTATTTAAAGGTTTCCGTGGTAGAATTGAGTCTGTCTTATGAACTGACGATCAAACACGTGTTAGAGGCTAAATGGACTGAAATAAAGGGTAAGGTGTCATAATAAGAACTTGCTATTGGTTAATTAATGGCAAATTAAATGgtaaattaattatgaatatCCAAACAATTCATTAAACAGCATggtaacatgcaaaaaaaaataataataataataaataataataaaaatattttggccaccaactgtaattaattaattgtatgaTACCTGACTTTTTGTGAAAAACATTAGTTTTCCTGAGAatataattataactttttattacAATCTGCCTTTAGCTGTCCCATGCCCTAATGTATGCTAGTGTGATTATATCATCATCACTTGTTTATAcaagttattacaaataaataatgatattggaataataataacataaaaatgctttacaccttttacattttactttaagGACACAGATGAGTTTATCTTGCCAACCGGGGCAAATAAAACCCGTGGTCGGTTTGAGCTGGCCTTCTTCACCATCGGGGGATGCTGTATAACAGGTGAGTCTGTCTCTGACTTTGATCAgtacttttattttaatcatcATCAACCGTTTTAtctgttgtttgtttctttaaagGCACTGCTTTTGGGACACTTAATGGTCTCCGAATGGGCCTGACAGAAACTAGAGGCATGCCGTGGTCAAAACCCAGAAACGTACAGTAAGTATCTGCTCCTTTGTAAACTTTGATCAGAAATGATTTAAATTACCATATAGAAAATTCAGTTAGGATCTTTTCGAATATCGGTCACTGGTACATTTGAAATCATTGACCAGGCACTTTTTGTTAGTTAGTGCTTCTGAAACTTTATTATGACTGGTTTATTACCTGCGAACACAACACCCTGAAGagcattttgaataaaaaatgtatttctgtatattttttttagttttaaaactttaatttaacttttggtgtttccattaaaaaattttttttttggtgcatcaGTATGTATTTTAAGTTATATTGACTAAAACTGTTTATCCATTGTTGATCAGCCATAATTCTACTGTAATAATGACATTTGTTATGTTTTGTCAGAATTTTGAACATGGTCACAAGACATGGCGCATCATGGGCGAACACACTAGGATCTGTGGGTAAGAAATGCATTGAATTCGAACAGCTTGTGTAAAAGAATATCACAATCGATTGTGTTATTAATTGAAGAGACTCGTGCATAATAAAATGCTGGTTTCTCTTTCTCAACAGCTCTTTTGTATAGTGTGTTTGGTGTGGCCATTGAGAAGGCCAGGGGCGCAGAGGATGATCTCAACACAATAGCAGCTGGAACGTTAACAGGGATGCTTTTTAAATCCACAGGTGAGGAAAAGTGACATTGGCTTAAGTGCTAAATATCATGGCTATCACTGATTTAATTTAATCAACATaatatgtattgtatttatttatatacattttatctttatttttttcagctggaCTCAAAGGAGCTGCCAGAGGAGGTGTCATTGGTTTAGCCATGTCAGGGCTGTATGCTCTTTACAACAACTGGGATCACCTGAAGGGGAGATCACCTTCACATTACTGAGGATGACTGAGAGCTCAAACCATGGACTTCTTTTGACTcggagacaatttttttttataaccccCTTTTGGAATTGCATCCATTTCTTCTTTTTGAAACCCATGGACCATCACACATGTACAGACTTCTTCagagtttaattaaatgaaatatttaaatggaaGAGGCAGACTGCCTCCAGGTGTGTTCACTGGTAACTTCATTCATGTAGATGTCTTTGTTTGTGTAAGTTACAGGAACTCCGTATCCTTTAATTATGAGGTTTCATCTGTTCTCGTTGTGGATTGATGCATTTTGTCAGTGCTGACAAACCAAACCATCAAACTCTCTAAAAccatcaataataaaatacacgtTTTCACAGTTTGAGACTCTTAATTAGCTTTTTGTaggaatttaaaaataattgagCTGTGTGTAATACAAAATTTGTATTTGCTGGGCATGAATGGTCTTTCTGGAAGTTAGATGATTAAGCACTACACCATCCTATATTCGCGTAGCcctaaataaagaataaaaaacgtaaaataactttaatacaataatttaacaCTGTTCAGATtctatgacatttaaaaaagttttttatcaattatttatttgtaagcaAATCAACCTTGATTTCATTGAGTGCAGAtggattataattataaaattccAGAAGGAATGTCCATGGCCACATGGCtaaaagtgtaaaatataaaagataaatgtCCATCCTGTGTGTAAATTCCCTGCACTGTTCAGCGAAAAGCACTGCAGTTAGACTGTTCTTAAGGGAGAAAGTCTCCCACAACAGGTGAAATTTAATAACTTGACGCTGGCCGTCAAAGCACCTTAAGAACTGAACGTTGGACTGCCTGTGATAGggcaaatgtacagtatgtgccaGTCCTTACAGAAAGAATAAAAAGCCAACTAAAGTTAAATTTTGCAGTTGTACTACAGCGAAGCCCATCTCACATGCAGAGCGGTGAAACAATCCACAAACTGGTGCAAACTACCCTAAACTGGAGGCTGGTGTTTCTGATGCAGTACACCAGCTCCAAGAACACAGCCCACAAATGGTTGAGTACTGTCATGGGCCAGACCCGGGACATGGCACTAATAATCTGTTGCTATTGCGTATCTTCTGTGATATTTCTGTGAGGTTGGAAAATAGTGTAAGAAGAAGTCCCTGATGCGTGTGGCCTCTATCCATGGGATACAGGCTGTGGTGCGAGTGAAGACACTGGGCTTGTTCTCCACTGTGCATCTGATAGGACCAAAGCTCACAATGCCGTGGACCTTCCAGTGGTCACGTCCCACCAGCAGAGGGCCACAAGAATCACCCTATAGGAAGAAATAGAGCTAAAGATATGGCACTTTGATGAATTGTCCCTGAAAACAATTTTCTCACCTGGCATGCGACTGGGCTCCTCTCTGTATCTCGGAACCCAGCACAAATCATGGAGTCTCATGATGACATGGTCACCCCAGAACTTCTTCTGTCGACCTGCTTATAGCCAGTGATTGGGAGCTGAGCTTGGTTCAGCGCCTCAGCGAGTGCCACATTTTCTTTCCCGCCTAAGATTTACAGAGGAAGATGAGATGCCAAAGCCATATTCTGGATAAGTGGATCACCTCCCTTTGTTAATTCAATGATATTAAGAAAATGTTAAAGTACTTTGTTTTTGCCTCAGGGACGTAAAATAAACCAGGTTCCATTGTAAAAACTGCAGTGGGGTACGGGTTACCGCACACTCTTTACATTTGATCTATGAGCggattatttcataaataatccAGCCATCATATTTCAAGACCCAACTTTTACAAAACGTTCTAATTTTAATAAGAGGCAGTGTAGAGGAAAAGAAATTGCCATGCTAATAGCTGTTTGGCCGAGGAGAGGTGCTGACCTTCACATGACCTTCTGTTGCTTTCCAAAACCTTGCAGAACCCAAGTTATACCTTGGAAAAACCTGACTAATAATGAACAGGATCATGACTGATCTGTGTTGTTTATATAGTCATTTCATTAAAGATTAGCAGAACCTGTTTTTAGTAAGCACTCATTAAGTGACTTACAGTCCACTCATTACAGTAACAATCCCCTTGGAGCAATGTGACGTTAAGAGCCTTGATCAAGGGTACAATGGTGATTGTTCATAGCTTGCTTGGACCTTACAGGTATGCATGTAACTTCTTAACTCTACATTAAACCACTACACACCACTTCATTTTCATAATAGGTTTTACAGTTATACTTAAAGCTTTAGCTAAACTTATTTGAGTACAAGATAGGAAAGGTTTTTATATTATAGTTTGTGTGATTTGGTAGAAGTGTGAATATGTTTCTCCTGTTACCAGCAGAGGGCATAAGAACCAGAATGCAAAGATGCAACATGGCCTCTGAAACCTACTTAAGTTTTTCGTTCTGGTGGAGCAGATTTAAAGACAGGAGACTCTGAGAAATTAATTACTAAATGCATGTGACTATATTCAGAATGAAtggagttttattttgatttatgatGTGTCCCTGCTCACATGTTGTTTTTACTCCAAACTGTGAAATATGGTACAgcaaggaaaacaaaacagaagGGAGCACCTGCCCAGGGTGTGTGCCTCAGGGAATGTGCCTGATCAACCAATTGGTCAAACTTTCAAAACTGGGCAATCTACTTGAACACTGTTCACCAACTTTAGCAGGAACTTCTGACATGTTCTTCACAAACAAAGAGAAATGTCATTGCCAGTGAGCCAGTGAGAAATCCCATTGTCTTAGGGCAAATTATTCGAACATAAACAACACttactgtactgttttaaaataaCAGACACAGAATATTGTTTACCAAACTCTTTATTGTTGCTCATACATTTCAAGACATTCAGTGTTGTCAATATCAAAACACATTAGTGTAAAGCCTACATAAAGCTTGTTTTCATCATACTGTAAGGTGTTGATCCAGTAATATCTATATTATGTTTAATCACAATGCTgtggtccaaaaaaaaagaaaaaaaaaaaaagaaaagaaatcagaTTGCTTtggcaaagaaaaacaaaagcagtTTGTGCAGCACAGTACAGGCTTTTGTTGATTTGGTCAGAGATTCTGTATACACATTTACTTACCTATAATATGctgtttaaatgaatttaatcTTAACATTATTGACAGAGATTGCTCTAAATACAATCcctaactttaaaaaaacatgactGATTCTGTATAAGATATAGTCATGATATAGCACGTGatcctgatatatatataaaaaattgattGTCATATGAACCATTtgaactttaatattttaaaatttaatgaacaaactataaatattaatgaaattatataacaaaaaagatTTATGAATATGTAAAATCATGTGAAAATGGCCATAATTGTCTTTGCCCTCACACTGTTTCTGAACAGAATGCAACCACAAAATATTCTTCGTTTTTATATTGTGACATGAAAATAGTGGAGagattctgctttttttttcaggtcaGATTTTGGCACCAGAATCAAAGTGTACATGTTTTACTTTTTGATTTGATTGAGACTGCCCCTGTGCATAGAATCGGGACTGGGGCTTAGTTTTAGCTAATAATGTACTATATAAGTGCAGGAACATTGACCTTGTGTCTATATTTGCTAATCATCAGTAGCCCTGATAAGAACCTAGCTTTACACACCCACAGACCGCATGAGCATTCATATTTTTAGCTCTCTGGATTGATTTTGGCCTTGAGCCCACTCTAATCCACCAGGTGGACCAATCACCATTTGCATCAAGATCAGTGAATTCAGTAATAACATAGTAGTAAATTGATAGTTGTTTGTAAATTATGTTTCTATAGCCATAGAATCTGgcaagaaataactgacaaaaagtTTTACTGAAATTTCTGCCATTTAGTGTTGGTGGAATATGATTGACTATAAAGCGTTTAACATCATGGATCTGTGAGAACAGAAAACAAAGAAATCGAAATCCACTATAATTTGAGGGCTAGCACATAGACTGACTAGAACTAGTCTTCAGATCTGCTCCAGGGAGCACTTCAGGATTTCCAAGAGTTGCACTAATTTTAATGTATCCCTAGATAATGTTCAGTAATCTGTTGTTTGCTTGACAAAACCCAACAAGTACAACCAGACATTTTTAGCCTATAAtaagcataaaaaatacaatactcAGTGCTTGGTATTTCAAGCCAAATTGGGCATCTAAAAGATGGAGGTCAAGACAGGGACAAGACCATGTGTGAAGGTAGGTAGAAACACACCATTATATGTAAACTTTGAATGGCAGCTCTATGCAACGCTAGCTTGCAATGTAACTCCaaacatcactgctctactgatTCAGTAGTGTgaatcactaaataaataaataaatatatatgcaaagaGCTATTTTCAATCCATTTCTACCTTCAAGTAAAAGCCTGTTCCTTTCTGTCATGCGTTTTCTAGACATCCACATACTGAAAAGACAAGCTCCGGCCCTTCACTGATCACTTTAGTCTCCGACAGTACTGACGTTAGAGCAACACGCTGAACTGCGCAGTGTTTTTATAATGCCTTCGCTCTTCTTCCGTCGCCTGGGCTGCAGTGCCAGGCTGCTGACATTGTCCGTGGAGTCTTCCGTTTGAGCTGCAGCAGCTGCAGTCTCTTTGATCTGAAGTTCTAGATGCCTTTGGATTGCTAGGCCAAGCTCTTCAGGGTCCACGGCTGCACCATACACTTCCCAGGTCATACCCTCAGCATCCCATTCCACCTCCTTCACAGGGGTCCTGTGACACATGTGTTCCGCGGCCAAAGGTGTGTCCAAGACAGGATCCACTCTCAAACTAATTTCAGGTAATACATGAGAAAGAGTGGAAGCAAGGGAATCAGACACAGTCTGCACACCAACATCTCTGAGCTCATGCTCAGATGTCATAGTAGTGGCATCTTTGACTGTCCTGTTAAAGCCAGTTTGGCCTGTTCTGTCTAGTCTAAGGCAGGAAGAGTTCTGCCCTCTTAACTCGGATCCACAGCAATGGCCCTTACTCCGGCTGTCAAGTCTGGTCTCGCTGACTGAGGTCACAAGTGGTGGAAAACCAAGCAAGCCTGAATGGAACAGTGATCTTTGTCCCACACAAGGGCTTCCTT includes these proteins:
- the LOC113055999 gene encoding mitochondrial import inner membrane translocase subunit Tim23-like, coding for MDTNTPASGGFKGGLGSLFGGGTPEYSNTDLAGVPLTGMSPLSPYLNVDPRYLVQDTDEFILPTGANKTRGRFELAFFTIGGCCITGTAFGTLNGLRMGLTETRGMPWSKPRNVQILNMVTRHGASWANTLGSVALLYSVFGVAIEKARGAEDDLNTIAAGTLTGMLFKSTAGLKGAARGGVIGLAMSGLYALYNNWDHLKGRSPSHY